In a single window of the Jiangella alba genome:
- the dapF gene encoding diaminopimelate epimerase has product MSGISFVKGHGTQNDFVVIPDADGALADRLDEAAVRRLADRYAGIGADGVIRITRTETADEVRELADDAEWFMDYRNADGSAAEMCGNGVRVMARYLWENGLVEGPVLALATRGGIRTVHAEPDGQITVEMGRAKPAATRQLAFVAAGGHTWEATPVRVPNPHAVVFVDDLEAPGSLTSAPDLRPASVFPDSANVEFVVDRGHKHIAMRVWERGVGETRSCGTGVCAAAWVAMRRDGVGAGARYLVDVPGGRLVVTERPDGELLLTGPAVLGLRGTVEL; this is encoded by the coding sequence GTGAGCGGCATCTCCTTCGTCAAGGGACACGGCACCCAGAACGACTTCGTGGTGATCCCGGACGCCGACGGCGCCCTGGCCGACCGGCTCGACGAGGCGGCCGTGCGCCGCCTGGCCGACCGGTACGCGGGCATCGGCGCCGACGGCGTCATCCGCATCACCCGCACGGAGACCGCCGACGAGGTCCGCGAGCTGGCCGACGACGCCGAGTGGTTCATGGACTACCGCAACGCCGACGGCTCGGCCGCCGAGATGTGCGGCAACGGCGTGCGCGTCATGGCCCGCTACCTGTGGGAGAACGGCCTGGTCGAAGGGCCGGTGCTGGCGCTTGCGACCCGCGGCGGCATCCGCACGGTGCACGCCGAGCCGGACGGCCAGATCACCGTCGAGATGGGCCGGGCCAAGCCGGCCGCGACCCGCCAGCTGGCCTTCGTCGCCGCCGGCGGGCACACCTGGGAGGCCACGCCGGTCCGGGTGCCGAACCCGCACGCCGTCGTGTTCGTCGACGACCTCGAGGCGCCCGGCTCGCTCACGTCCGCGCCCGACCTGCGGCCCGCGTCGGTCTTCCCCGACTCCGCGAACGTCGAGTTCGTCGTCGACCGCGGGCACAAGCACATCGCGATGCGGGTGTGGGAGCGCGGCGTCGGCGAGACCCGGTCCTGCGGCACCGGCGTCTGCGCGGCGGCGTGGGTGGCCATGCGGCGCGACGGTGTCGGCGCCGGGGCCCGCTACCTGGTCGACGTGCCCGGCGGCCGGCTGGTCGTGACCGAGCGTCCGGACGGAGAACTGCTGCTCACCGGGCCGGCCGTGCTGGGCCTGCGGGGGACCGTCGAGCTCTGA
- a CDS encoding methylenetetrahydrofolate reductase: protein MTTVLDRLAGRRPVFSVEFFPPRDDADETVLWTAVRQLEPLDPAFVSVTYGAGGSSRERTIRTTGRIRRETTLTPVAHLAGVGHSRAELRNVVGWYAENGIRNVLAIRGDPPGGPAAEWVAHPDGVTYADEMVSLIGGLGAFCVGVAAFPHGHPESPDLETDVRRLLGKVRRGAHFAVAQLCFEPDYFLRLRDRLAALGCDVPLLPGVMPLTTRRTLEKSVELSGVSAPAAVADRLARYDDDPAGFRAEGIDLTTSMCDRLLAEGVQGLHFYTLNRSTATRELVRRLDLGTRDRTHGDASIPVRSVRPATGQVRDLPPCRAAAEPRS from the coding sequence ATGACGACCGTCCTGGACCGACTCGCCGGCCGGCGGCCGGTGTTCTCCGTCGAGTTCTTCCCGCCCCGCGACGACGCCGACGAGACGGTGTTGTGGACGGCGGTGCGCCAGCTGGAGCCGCTGGACCCGGCCTTCGTCTCGGTCACCTACGGCGCCGGCGGGTCCAGCCGCGAGCGGACCATCCGGACGACGGGGCGCATCCGCCGTGAGACGACGCTGACGCCGGTGGCGCACCTCGCCGGCGTCGGCCACTCGCGCGCCGAGCTGCGCAACGTCGTCGGCTGGTACGCCGAGAACGGCATCCGCAACGTCCTCGCGATCCGCGGCGACCCACCCGGCGGGCCAGCCGCCGAGTGGGTGGCGCACCCGGACGGCGTCACCTACGCCGACGAGATGGTGAGCCTGATCGGCGGCCTCGGCGCGTTCTGCGTCGGCGTGGCGGCCTTCCCGCACGGGCACCCGGAGTCGCCGGACCTCGAGACCGATGTCCGCCGGCTGCTGGGGAAGGTCCGGCGCGGGGCGCACTTCGCCGTCGCGCAACTGTGCTTCGAGCCGGACTACTTCCTCCGGCTGCGCGACCGGCTGGCCGCGCTCGGCTGTGACGTGCCGCTACTGCCGGGGGTGATGCCGCTGACGACGCGGCGGACGCTGGAAAAGTCGGTCGAGCTGTCCGGCGTCAGCGCACCGGCGGCCGTCGCCGACCGCCTCGCCCGCTACGACGACGACCCGGCCGGCTTCCGCGCCGAGGGCATCGACCTCACCACGTCGATGTGCGACCGGCTGCTGGCCGAGGGCGTCCAGGGCCTGCACTTCTACACCCTCAACCGCTCGACGGCCACCCGCGAGCTCGTCCGCCGCCTCGACCTGGGGACGCGAGACCGAACTCACGGGGATGCCAGCATCCCTGTGAGGTCGGTCAGACCCGCCACAGGCCAGGTGAGAGACTTGCCGCCGTGCAGAGCGGCAGCCGAACCCCGGTCGTAG
- the miaA gene encoding tRNA (adenosine(37)-N6)-dimethylallyltransferase MiaA yields the protein MQSGSRTPVVAVVGPTAAGKSDLAVDLALRLGGEVVNADSMQLYRGMDIGTAKLTLAERRGVPHHLLDLYDVTRPSTVAEFQRLAREAIDDCRARGVTPILAGGSALYVRAVLDRFEFPGTDPEVRARLEAELTTVGAAALHERLAGRDPAAAAAILPTNGRRVVRALEVIELTGRPFTATLPPREYHYDDVVQIGLDLPRDVLDERIELRVDRMWEQGLVDEVRGLEARGLREGPTASRALGYAQVLAFLAGEATEQAARDETVQLTRRFARRQHAWFGKDDRVGWVPFDADDRLERALTYHRRS from the coding sequence GTGCAGAGCGGCAGCCGAACCCCGGTCGTAGCGGTCGTCGGGCCCACGGCGGCGGGCAAGAGCGACCTCGCCGTGGACCTCGCGCTACGGCTGGGCGGCGAGGTCGTCAACGCCGACTCCATGCAGCTCTACCGCGGCATGGACATCGGCACGGCCAAGCTCACGCTCGCCGAGCGACGAGGCGTCCCGCACCACCTGCTCGACCTGTACGACGTCACGCGCCCGTCGACCGTCGCGGAGTTCCAGCGGCTGGCCCGTGAGGCCATCGACGACTGCCGGGCGCGTGGCGTCACGCCGATCCTGGCCGGTGGCAGCGCGCTGTACGTCCGCGCCGTCCTGGACCGGTTCGAGTTCCCCGGCACCGACCCGGAGGTCCGCGCCCGGCTGGAGGCGGAGCTGACGACGGTGGGCGCGGCGGCGCTGCACGAGCGGCTCGCTGGGCGCGATCCGGCCGCCGCGGCGGCCATCCTGCCCACCAACGGCCGCCGGGTGGTGCGCGCGCTGGAGGTCATCGAGCTGACCGGGCGCCCGTTCACCGCCACGCTGCCGCCGCGCGAGTACCACTACGACGACGTCGTGCAGATCGGCCTGGACCTGCCGCGCGACGTCCTCGACGAGCGCATCGAGCTGCGGGTCGACCGCATGTGGGAGCAGGGTCTGGTCGACGAGGTCCGCGGGCTGGAGGCGCGCGGGCTGCGCGAGGGCCCGACGGCCAGCCGGGCGCTGGGCTACGCGCAGGTGCTGGCGTTCCTCGCCGGCGAGGCGACGGAGCAGGCGGCGCGCGACGAGACGGTGCAGCTCACGCGCCGGTTCGCCCGCCGTCAGCACGCGTGGTTCGGAAAGGACGACCGCGTCGGCTGGGTGCCGTTCGATGCCGATGACCGGTTGGAGCGCGCTCTGACCTACCATCGTCGGTCGTGA